The sequence AATATTTGAAACATAGAAAGTAGCCGCTTGATAATCAAAAAATTAAAAAATAAAATAGAAAATTGAATTACTTCTATTATTTACGACCCCGATCTACTGGAAAAATACTCTGATTGAGCTTTCTCTAGTAAAATCTATACATACCATCTTCCGATTATAGTGTTGATAGAGGATTTAGCCATAATATCAAGCTACGTTTTAGCTGATTTAAATCTCTGTATACTTCTTGCTTAAACCACTGTCCTAAAGCATCAAGTGGATTAAATTCTTGAGAAGGCTGCCATTTGACATCTTGACCTAAAGGTGTAAGATGATTACCATTGAGCGTTTGGGTTGTTACCATCTCCTTAAACCGATTTTGTAACAGTTTATTCAAAGCTGCTGACTGGTCAAGATTATCGTTGTTAAATTTGATTAATAGATTGCGACGAATATTGTAGTTTTCTTTCACCAAGCTATAAGTTTCTGCCGGTGAAGGGGTAAATTCAACATCCACCGCAGTATTGAATTGCTCCACCAAAGGTATAGCATCTCGCGCAGCGTAGTTATTAAATGACATGAGAATGTTACCCGCACGCTCGACTCCTGGAGAACAGCCGATAAGCAAATGTAGTTTGCATCCCATGCTATGACCTAATCCATATATAGGAAGATAGCCTTTGAAAGCTGGTTCTCTATCTTCTAAGCGTACTATTACTCGCTCAAAATTTAACAAAACCTGTTGAGCGATCGCGTTATGGTCTAAGGTATTAACAAACGGGGTGGCAATTATCGCAAAGCCTTTTTCAGCCAGATATTCGAGCAATAAACGGTAAGTAACGTTGGGTGCAGTAGCGACAAATGCACCACCTAAAAAATGAACGATACCGATAGGGCGCTGGGGAACCATTACCCAGCTACCAGCAATTTGTTTCCAGTTCATGCTTTTACGCGCAAAGAGCTTTTTGTTTTATATTTACTCATGTTAGACTGTTTGCTGACCTAGTAAACCGGGTTTCAAGCTTTTTGTTCTGAAATTGTTCGATTCGCTTTATGCTTTAGGTAAAAGCATGAGTTTGCGGTTATATAGGCAAAGCTGTGCAAAGTGACGATTTACACTTACCAGGAAAAAGTTTACCAATAATTATATTAATGGCTCTGCAATCTTTTCATTTCTTGCTGTACGTCCATTGCAATTTCTAATGCTTCGTTGAGTAACCTGCCATGTTCGGAGGCTCGTTCGGAAACTTGCATCTGAGTTAATGTTGCCAAATTATTCGCCAGTAATTCTGAATTATTAACAATAAACCTTTTGTTTTCTCTCAAAATTCTTTCAGTTTTCAGGGCACGGACTAAATCCGCTCTCGTATATTTAAGAGCTTCAATAACTCGCTTTCTTTCTTTAATTATGACTTCTGTATTTCCTGCTGCTTCAATTTTGTCGTTAATATCTATTGCCTTAACAACAGCATTAAATCTATCAACTTCATGTAAAAGAGTATTCAGACAATGAGTTAGATTCTCTTTAACAGTTGAAACTCTTTTTTTCCAGGTAAAATATAAAATTAATTGCGTAATAGCTCCGCCAAAAAAACAGACTTTAATGAATAGCAACCAGGATGGAAGTTGAAGCAAATTACCAAACATTTTGAGAACTAAATCAAATACAATATAGCTGCTAAGTATTGCCGCTAATCCAATAAAAATCGCCGTTGCTCCTTCGGGACCCCTAACTCGATGAATAAATTGCCCTATTAATAACTTGAGCGGATTAACAAGAATAATTAACTCTTCATTAATAGGCAGGTTCGTTAATTTTTGCAGTTCTTTTTGATTAATAGCCAAGCCTTTTAGATCATCACGCACAGCTTCTAAATCCCCACCACAAAGTTTTTCCGTATTATATATTTGCTTAAAACAAGTGACAATCTACTCAACTTATATAACTGACAATCAATAGATTCTTAACAAAACTTATTGTTATCCGGAATTTGAGATATTGCGGCATAGTCATATAATCGCAAAAAATCTTGAGATTTAAGTTAATGGATCTGCCGAATCACAAATATTCGTTGAGCGTATTTTTTTAGTCACCTCAAAACGGCACAATCATTTTCCATAGAATCATCATTTATTTTACCCCTGCTTATTTATAAAAAATAGACAGGTGTCTTACAAAAATATAGGCTTAACATCAAATATAGTTAATTTACTAATCCTATTGCCCCAGCAATAAAATTTATACTACTCCTTTCTCAGTCAAAACCGATGTAATTCGTTTTGCCCTGATTTTTATGATTCTACTCTACGGCAAGGCTCGCGGTAGGAGGGTTTCATGCAGGGTAATAATTGAAGTATTTCCTCAATGAGGATTGCTTCAAACAGCATAGGAATAATTTAAGTTTCTGTACGGGGCTTAGCAAATTGCATTTTTATTCTTCGCGGTACGTATAGCTTCGCCAGGATAACTTTTCAATAATAGTATAAATTGTACAACAGTTTGCTTTTTTAAGACTTATATAGTAGGAAAAACAATTAAACCAACTCTCTTCTTTTATGTCTGCTAACCCCCTATGAATATAATTCCTATCAAGATAGCACAGTTACGGGATTTATCCGTGGTTTAAGTCCTGTAACTATGGATAGTTAAGCATTGTAAGCAATACGAGCCTGGAAAAAGGTAAATTTTACAACAATCTACTTTGATTAACTGAAACTTCCTATATAACGTAGTAAAAATAAAACACGATCAAACATAAATACTTAAATTTCGAGTAAAACATCAAAAATTATTATTTTTATACACTGGCTATGATTTAAAGACTTGTATAAAGATTGCAAATACTATGTCTTGGGGTAAAACAAGCATTTTTCACTAATATTTATCTCTCTTTTTCAATTTTTACTTTCAAATCCACCTTGAGAAGTACTATTTAAATTTGTAACTCGAAATTTGCCATGCTAGATACAGCAAAAAGCAAAATAGCTTAGACAATAATCTATATATAGCTTGATTAATCATCTTAATATTTGATTAAATAAACATCGCATATTTGAAATATAAGGCGTTTTAAATACATCAAAAATAGCATGATATCTATATCCGTGATTCATGACATTTTTTTGAAAAAAGCCCTTTGGATTTGATATTATTTGGGATATAGTCCCAAAATATAATTAATGGCTGAAAAGACCTCTTACTCAAGACATAAAGATAATTTTGTTGCTACCGAACATTATCCTCAAATAATACCAAAACAGCGAACTAGGTGCGTAATATGCAAGCATGAAATAGATGCAAATGATGAATCAATTTTTAGTGATTTTAA comes from Rivularia sp. PCC 7116 and encodes:
- a CDS encoding DUF1350 family protein, which codes for MNWKQIAGSWVMVPQRPIGIVHFLGGAFVATAPNVTYRLLLEYLAEKGFAIIATPFVNTLDHNAIAQQVLLNFERVIVRLEDREPAFKGYLPIYGLGHSMGCKLHLLIGCSPGVERAGNILMSFNNYAARDAIPLVEQFNTAVDVEFTPSPAETYSLVKENYNIRRNLLIKFNNDNLDQSAALNKLLQNRFKEMVTTQTLNGNHLTPLGQDVKWQPSQEFNPLDALGQWFKQEVYRDLNQLKRSLILWLNPLSTL